The following is a genomic window from Mycoplasma bradburyae.
GTCAAGGTAATGTGTCTGCAACATTCGGGCAACACCCTGAAAGATTAAAAAATACTCTTATCGATATTTTTAGAGGTGAAAAAGATATTGATGACTGTGTATTAAATGTATTTACTGGTATAGATATACTTCCTTCTAATCATGAACTAAGTTTCGTTGATATGGATGTAGCTAGAAAAGAATACAAATTATCAGTAATAAAAAATATTATTGAGAAATTGGATGAAACTTATGACTTTGTATTCTTAGACACTCCTCCAGCAATGTCTACAATAGTTTCAGTATCAATGCACATATCTGATGTTATTGTTATTCCGTTTGAACCTGATCAATATTCTATATTAGGTTTATTAAGAGTTATTGATACTATTGAAACATTTAAAGAAAGAAACGAAGATTTAAAGGTATTAGTGGTACCAACTAAAGTTAATGTTAGAACGAAACTACATAACGATATCTTAAGTATTGTTAAAACTAAAATAAATAAAAAGAACATTCCTTTAAGTAAAAACATTGTTTCATTTACCACTAAATCTTCAGCATCAGTAGGTTATGAAAAATTACCAATTGTTCTAATTAATCAAAAATCTAAGTATCAACAAGAATATATCGAAATAACTAAAGAGATTATTAATCTAATTAGAGAAACAATTAAAGAAAAGAAAGAGAGAGAAAGTAAACAAGATGGAGAATAATAAAAAACCTAAGAAAAAGGAAAAAAGATTTACTGATCTTAGTGCTGACTTAGATGATGATCTAACAGAAGTTGATCCTGAGTACGAAGACGATAAAGAAGTTAAAATCGAAAAGAATAAGGATAATAACTTAATCGACCCTAATGATCCCTTCTTTTATTCTGAAACTTACGAACAAACAAGAATCGATCTCATAAAAGATAAAAGAAGAGAAGAAAAGAAAGAAGAAAAAAGAGAACCAAAAATAGAAGAAATTAAAGAATCGCTGGTAAAAATAACTAATTCTGAATATAAAACTGAATACAAACCTGAACAAAAAGAAGAAAAAGAATCTAAAGATGTTTATATAGATTCAAGTTTAGAAATTGCTGGACAAGAGCCTTTAACAAGAGGTATGCATTTTTATAC
Proteins encoded in this region:
- a CDS encoding ParA family protein, with product MIISFINNKGGVLKTTLATNICAVFSKFFPKTRSVIVDLDGQGNVSATFGQHPERLKNTLIDIFRGEKDIDDCVLNVFTGIDILPSNHELSFVDMDVARKEYKLSVIKNIIEKLDETYDFVFLDTPPAMSTIVSVSMHISDVIVIPFEPDQYSILGLLRVIDTIETFKERNEDLKVLVVPTKVNVRTKLHNDILSIVKTKINKKNIPLSKNIVSFTTKSSASVGYEKLPIVLINQKSKYQQEYIEITKEIINLIRETIKEKKERESKQDGE